GACCATGACGCTGAAGATCACCACGGCCGCGCAGCGCCCCGAGCTCCTGGAGCCGCTCTGGGCGATGCCCGACACCTGGCCCGAGTACGTCCAGAACGACCCCATCGGCTGGGCCCACTTCGCCCGCATCCCCGCGGTCTTCCCCGATTTCGTGCTCATCGCCACCGATGACGGCGGCGAGGTGGTCGCCCGTGCCTTCAGCGTTCCCTTCGCCCTGAACGTGAGCGGCCGCCACGGTCTGCCGGCCGCCGGGTGGGACCAGATATTGCTGTGGGCGTTCTCCGACCACCGCAAGTCCGTACGTCCCGACACCGTCAGCGCCATCGACATCACGGTCCGGCCCGACCACCTCGGCCGAGGCCTGTCGGCGACGATGCTCGCCGCGCTCCGCGACAACGCCGGCGCCGCGGGCTTCGCCGAACTCGTCGCCCCCGTACGGCCCACGGGCAAGAGCGCCCACCCGCGGCTGCC
The window above is part of the Streptomyces syringium genome. Proteins encoded here:
- a CDS encoding N-acetyltransferase, with the translated sequence MTLKITTAAQRPELLEPLWAMPDTWPEYVQNDPIGWAHFARIPAVFPDFVLIATDDGGEVVARAFSVPFALNVSGRHGLPAAGWDQILLWAFSDHRKSVRPDTVSAIDITVRPDHLGRGLSATMLAALRDNAGAAGFAELVAPVRPTGKSAHPRLPMAEYAALTRPDGLPVDPWLRTHVRAGGAIDSIAPTSMTVPGTLAQWRTWTGLPFDTRGPVDVPGALTPVHCEPDHDYAVSVEPNVWVRHSLV